CGCGGTATTGGGCTGGCGATAGCCCAGGCATTCCTGGCCGCGGGAGACCGGGTGGCCATCACGTACCGCAGCGGCGACGTTCCCGAGGGGATGCTGGGCGTCAAGGCCGATGTGACAGATATGGCATCCGTGGACGCGGCCTTCACAGAGGTCGAAGCCGCACACGGGCCGGTGGAGGTGCTGGTGGCCAACGCGGGTATTACCCGCGACACCCTGCTGCTGCGGATGAGTGAAGAGGACTTCGCCGACGTCATCGACACCAACCTCACCGGCGCTTTCCGCGTGGTCAAGCGTGCTTCCAAGGGCATGCTCCGGATGAAGAAGGGCCGCGTGGTGCTGATCTCCTCGGTGGTAGGCCTCTACGGTTCGCCCGGCCAGATCAACTACGCCGCGTCCAAGGCCGGCCTGATCGGCATCGCCCGGTCCCTGACCCGCGAACTGGGCTCCCGGAACATCACGGCCAACGTGGTGGCTCCCGGCTTCATCAACACGGACATGACCCGGTCCCTGCCCGAGGACACCCAGAAGAACTACCTGTCCTCCATCCCGGCCGGCCGGTTCGCGGAGCCCGAGGAAGTGGCCGCCGTCGTCCGCTGGATTGCAGGCGAGGAAGCAGGCTACATCTCCGGCGCTGTCATTCCGGTGGACGGCGGCCTGGGCATGGGGCACTAAGTACCGTAAGTCTCCGGCCCGCATTCGTTGGAGGTTTCCTCAACTGCCTGCGGGCCGGACGGCTGGCAGGATGGGAGTCGGAGCGAGATGCTTAGACACTTTCTACAAAAGGAGTTTGTATGGGCCTGCTTGAGGGCAAAGCCGCGGTTGTTACCGGATCATCGCGCGGAATCGGCGCCGAGGTAGCCCGCTTCCTGGCAGCCGAGGGTGCCGGCGTGGTGGTCAACTACCGCGAGAAGGCACCGCGGGCCAACAAGGTGGTGGCCGGCATTGAGGCCGACGGCGGCCGGGCTGTGGCAGTGGGCGCCGACCTCACCGTTCCAGAAGGACCGGCTGCACTCGTGGCCGCTGCGCAGGAGAACTTCGGCGGACTGGACGTCCTGGTGCTCAACGCCTCCGGCGGCATGGAGACCGGCATGGAGGAGGACTACGCGCTGAAGCTCAACCGCGACGCGCAGGTCAACATGCTCACCCAGGCCCTCGAGGCCATGCCCGCCGGCTCCCGCGTAGTGTTCGTGACCAGCCACCAGGCGCATTTCATCGCCTCGGTTCCCACTATGCCGGAATACGAAGCTGTTGCCTTGAGCAAGCGTGCCGGGGAAGACGCGCTGCGCGCGATGCTCCCGCAGCTTGAGGAAAAGGGGATCTCCCTCGTGGTGGTCTCCGGTGACATGATCGAGGGAACCGTCACCGCAACCCTGCTGGACCGGGCCAACCCCGGCGCAATCGAAGCCCGCCGGGAGGAAGCAGGCCGGCTGTACTCGGTCGCTGAGTTCGGTGCCGAAGTGGCACGCATGGCCACCGCCGATGTTCCCTCCGGCCACACCGAGTACGTGGGCGGCGCCGACTACCTCGCGGCCGGCGAGAACGCCTAGAGCTTCACGAAGTGCTGCACCACGTCCAGGTTGGGCAGGTTCAGCACGGCATCTGCGGCGGCCTGCACTGCCGGCTTGGCGTTGAACGCCACGCCCAGTGCGGCCGCCGCCAGCATGTCCAGGTCATTGGCGCCGTCGCCCACGGCAATGGTGTGTTCCGGTGATACACCCAGTTCACCGGCCCATTCGGCCAGTGACCGGGCCTTGACCGCACGGTCCACCACTTCGCCGGCCACCGCTCCGGTCAGCACACCGTCCTTGATGTCCAGCATGTTGGCGCGGGCGAAGGTCAGTTGCAGGCGGGCAGCCAGCGGATCGAGCACCTGGCTGAACCCGCCGGACACCACTGCCACGCCGTGTCCTGCGGCCAGGAATTCCTTCACCAGCACCTCGGCGCCTGCGGAGAGCTCAATCCGGGTACCCACCTCGTCTATTACGGAAGCGGGGAGCCCGGCCAGTGTCTTCACCCGCGCGTGCAGGCTGGCGGCGAAGTCCAGTTCGCCGCGCATGGCGGCTTCGGTGACGGCTGCAACCTCTGCTTCCCGCCCTGCATGGGCGGCCAGCAACTCAATGACTTCCTGGCGGATCAAGGTGGAGTCAACATCCATCACCAGCAGCTTGCGGGCCTCCTCAAGGAGCGACGGCGGCACCACCGCGGTCTGCTCCCCACCGTTTTTCTGCGGCACCGCTGCCGCAGCGGCCGCAACGGTGCGCCGCAGCCTGGCTGTCCCGCCGTCGTACCCGACAAAAAGCTTG
This Arthrobacter sp. zg-Y20 DNA region includes the following protein-coding sequences:
- a CDS encoding SDR family oxidoreductase encodes the protein MGLLEGKAAVVTGSSRGIGAEVARFLAAEGAGVVVNYREKAPRANKVVAGIEADGGRAVAVGADLTVPEGPAALVAAAQENFGGLDVLVLNASGGMETGMEEDYALKLNRDAQVNMLTQALEAMPAGSRVVFVTSHQAHFIASVPTMPEYEAVALSKRAGEDALRAMLPQLEEKGISLVVVSGDMIEGTVTATLLDRANPGAIEARREEAGRLYSVAEFGAEVARMATADVPSGHTEYVGGADYLAAGENA
- the serB gene encoding phosphoserine phosphatase SerB, with protein sequence MPNTPEYSVVSYGRDLSDAYLGSVQAAVTGIGARILELENAAGDGYTVSKLFVGYDGGTARLRRTVAAAAAAVPQKNGGEQTAVVPPSLLEEARKLLVMDVDSTLIRQEVIELLAAHAGREAEVAAVTEAAMRGELDFAASLHARVKTLAGLPASVIDEVGTRIELSAGAEVLVKEFLAAGHGVAVVSGGFSQVLDPLAARLQLTFARANMLDIKDGVLTGAVAGEVVDRAVKARSLAEWAGELGVSPEHTIAVGDGANDLDMLAAAALGVAFNAKPAVQAAADAVLNLPNLDVVQHFVKL
- a CDS encoding beta-ketoacyl-ACP reductase, with product MQSTPENESGRSVLVTGGNRGIGLAIAQAFLAAGDRVAITYRSGDVPEGMLGVKADVTDMASVDAAFTEVEAAHGPVEVLVANAGITRDTLLLRMSEEDFADVIDTNLTGAFRVVKRASKGMLRMKKGRVVLISSVVGLYGSPGQINYAASKAGLIGIARSLTRELGSRNITANVVAPGFINTDMTRSLPEDTQKNYLSSIPAGRFAEPEEVAAVVRWIAGEEAGYISGAVIPVDGGLGMGH